A region of Dioscorea cayenensis subsp. rotundata cultivar TDr96_F1 chromosome 5, TDr96_F1_v2_PseudoChromosome.rev07_lg8_w22 25.fasta, whole genome shotgun sequence DNA encodes the following proteins:
- the LOC120262167 gene encoding heavy metal-associated isoprenylated plant protein 7-like: protein MGEEEKPKAEEPKKEEEKPKAEETKKEASNGAEAKPDEAATEAAPPPPPEEIVMRVFMHCEGCARKVRRCLKGFDGVEEVKTDCKSHKVVVKGKKAAEDPLKVVERVQKKSGRKVELLTPLPPPKPEKKEEEKKEEETPKTEEKKEEPVVIAVVLKVFMHCEACAQEIKKRILKMKGVQSAEPDLKSSQVTVKGVFDPQKLIEYVYKRTGKHTVIIKQDPAEKPPEANPKDEKKSDNADSKDTAEKKDDAAAAKAAEDKAKDESGAAAAAAAAGEETKVVELKRNEFLYYYPRYYPVEHAYPPQIFSDENPNACVVM from the exons ATGGGAGAG GAAGAGAAACCCAAGGCTGAGGAGccaaagaaggaagaagagaagcCAAAGGCAGAGGAAACAAAGAAGGAAGCTAGCAATGGGGCTGAGGCAAAGCCTGATGAGGCGGCAACGGAGGCGGCGCCGCCGCCTCCCCCGGAGGAGATAGTGATGCGTGTGTTCATGCATTGTGAGGGCTGTGCTCGCAAAGTCAGGCGTTGCTTGAAAGGCTTTGATG GTGTGGAGGAAGTGAAGACTGATTGTAAGAGTCACAAGGTGGTTGTGAAGGGGAAAAAAGCAGCTGAGGATCCATTGAAGGTTGTTGAGAGAGTTCAGAAGAAGAGCGGGAGAAAAGTTGAGCTCTTGACTCCATTGCCACCTCCCAAGcctgagaagaaagaagaagagaagaaagaggagGAGACTCCTAAGActgaagagaaaaaagaagag CCTGTGGTGATTGCTGTGGTGCTGAAAGTGTTCATGCATTGTGAGGCGTGTGCACAGGAGATCAAGAAGAGGATCCTCAAGATGAAAG GTGTCCAATCCGCAGAGCCAGACCTGAAGAGCTCCCAAGTGACAGTGAAGGGCGTCTTCGATCCCCAAAAGCTCATCGAATACGTCTACAAACGCACCGGGAAACACACAGTAATCATCAAGCAAGATCCCGCCGAGAAGCCGCCGGAAGCCAACCCCAAAGACGAGAAGAAATCCGACAACGCCGACTCTAAAGACACCGCAGAGAAGAAGGACGACGCTGCCGCCGCAAAGGCTGCTGAAGACAAGGCCAAGGATGAATCCggcgccgccgccgccgccgccgccgctgGTGAGGAAACGAAGGTCGTGGAGCTAAAGAGGAACGAGTTCTTGTATTACTATCCAAGATACTACCCTGTTGAGCACGCATATCCACCGCAGATCTTCAGCGACGAGAATCCAAATGCGTGCGTTGTCATGTGA